In one Cronobacter dublinensis subsp. dublinensis LMG 23823 genomic region, the following are encoded:
- a CDS encoding YqjK-like family protein codes for MSMSKAERERRKALLLSQIQQQRLDMAAGRRDWLAVTGSYDRSWNTLLSLRSWAVVGSSVMAIWTVRNPNFLMRWGKRGFAAWSAWRLIKTTMKHPLP; via the coding sequence ATGAGCATGAGCAAAGCCGAGCGTGAAAGGCGCAAAGCGTTGCTGCTCAGTCAAATCCAGCAGCAACGGCTGGATATGGCCGCCGGTCGTCGCGACTGGCTGGCTGTCACCGGCTCTTACGACCGCAGCTGGAATACGTTACTCAGCCTGCGTTCGTGGGCGGTGGTCGGCAGTAGCGTCATGGCCATCTGGACCGTTCGTAACCCGAATTTCCTGATGCGCTGGGGCAAACGCGGCTTCGCCGCCTGGAGCGCCTGGCGGTTGATTAAAACCACCATGAAACATCCGCTCCCCTGA
- a CDS encoding phage holin family protein — protein MTDPRHAQGPGKSVLGIGQRIVTVLVEMVETRLRLAVVELEEEKANLFQLLLMTGLTMLFAAFGLMSLMVLLIWAVDPQYRLNVMIGTTVTLLVLALIGGIWTLKKSRQSTLLRHTRHELANDRQLLEDDKP, from the coding sequence ATGACGGATCCTCGTCACGCGCAAGGGCCGGGTAAAAGCGTTCTCGGCATCGGACAACGTATCGTCACCGTGCTTGTGGAGATGGTGGAAACCCGTTTACGGCTCGCCGTCGTGGAGCTTGAAGAGGAGAAGGCGAATCTCTTTCAGCTGCTGCTGATGACCGGCCTGACGATGCTGTTTGCCGCCTTTGGACTGATGAGTCTGATGGTGTTGCTCATCTGGGCCGTGGATCCGCAGTATCGCCTTAACGTCATGATAGGCACCACCGTCACGCTGTTAGTCCTGGCGCTGATTGGCGGTATCTGGACGCTTAAGAAATCGCGGCAGTCGACACTGTTGCGTCATACGCGACACGAGCTTGCTAACGACCGCCAGCTGCTGGAGGATGACAAGCCATGA